A genomic stretch from SAR324 cluster bacterium includes:
- a CDS encoding transporter produces MVLLKQPVFVLLIVVILGLAIGKLKYKSFELGSSAVIFVALLSGYLGYTIPSVFQTLGLVFFIYSIGLQAGPGFISSFRSEGLTLTLGALFLVVAGMLTTIGVCLFFGYGSGVGAGLFAGAMTSTPGLAVAVDLTTGKNAAAAYGVTYSFGVIGVILFVKLLPQILKIDIPHEEQQIQEEISAQHPPVTYHHIVVNNPNIFNKMVMEIKLDHIAPVSITRLQRSGENIAHLVSGNTVLQEGDRLRIVGTEEDLQKVEMMVGRRTDEDIHFDGDMVVRQILVSKRRVIGNTISSLNFGSTFNVRVSRLTRSGFDLPASASIRLRMGDVLHLVGNSQSIDNIARLLGNDVKSVYGTDVFTVLLGMMIGFVVSIVPVYLPGVGELTLGITGGVLFAGLILGYLYSTGPLVWDIPVTGNNFIRELGLVLFLASVGTNAGSSIVQTIQEQGMGLFVSGIAVTLIPMILGFPFCYYFLKIRFLRTLGVLTGGMTSTPGLASTTSLSDTPHAASAYATVYPVALIGMIVCTRFLVWLLNIINP; encoded by the coding sequence ATGGTATTACTGAAACAGCCTGTGTTTGTGTTGCTGATTGTCGTGATTTTAGGGCTGGCGATTGGAAAGCTGAAATATAAAAGTTTTGAACTGGGTTCGTCGGCAGTGATCTTTGTGGCATTGTTGTCAGGTTATTTAGGCTACACAATTCCATCGGTATTCCAGACACTTGGTCTAGTTTTTTTCATATACTCTATCGGACTTCAGGCAGGGCCGGGTTTTATCAGCTCATTTCGCAGTGAAGGGCTGACGCTCACACTGGGCGCACTTTTTCTTGTCGTAGCGGGAATGCTCACCACCATTGGCGTCTGTCTATTTTTTGGCTATGGCAGTGGGGTCGGCGCTGGTTTGTTTGCCGGAGCCATGACCAGTACTCCGGGCCTGGCGGTTGCGGTGGATCTGACGACTGGCAAAAATGCCGCCGCGGCCTATGGCGTGACTTACAGTTTTGGTGTTATTGGTGTGATCCTGTTTGTCAAGTTGCTGCCACAAATTCTCAAAATTGATATTCCCCATGAAGAACAGCAGATTCAGGAAGAAATTTCCGCTCAGCATCCACCTGTCACGTATCATCATATCGTGGTGAACAATCCTAACATTTTCAATAAAATGGTGATGGAAATCAAACTGGACCATATCGCGCCGGTTTCCATCACGCGTTTGCAGCGGTCCGGAGAAAATATTGCGCACCTTGTTTCTGGAAACACCGTATTGCAGGAAGGCGACCGATTGAGAATTGTCGGGACCGAAGAGGATCTCCAGAAAGTGGAAATGATGGTTGGCCGTAGAACCGATGAGGATATCCATTTTGACGGGGATATGGTGGTTCGGCAGATTCTTGTTTCCAAACGAAGGGTGATTGGCAACACGATCAGTTCATTGAATTTCGGCAGTACTTTCAACGTGAGGGTTTCCCGATTGACACGGAGTGGGTTTGATCTTCCTGCCAGTGCCAGCATCCGTTTAAGAATGGGAGATGTGTTGCATCTGGTGGGGAATTCCCAATCCATCGATAATATTGCCCGACTGCTGGGGAATGATGTCAAATCCGTTTATGGTACGGATGTGTTCACCGTTCTGCTTGGAATGATGATTGGTTTTGTCGTGAGTATTGTGCCTGTTTATTTACCCGGTGTGGGAGAACTGACCCTGGGCATTACGGGTGGAGTTCTGTTTGCGGGACTGATTCTGGGATACCTTTACAGCACAGGTCCATTGGTTTGGGATATTCCGGTGACAGGCAATAATTTTATTCGGGAACTGGGCCTGGTGCTGTTCCTTGCGTCCGTTGGGACCAATGCTGGGTCGTCGATTGTTCAAACCATTCAGGAGCAGGGCATGGGATTGTTCGTATCGGGCATTGCTGTGACTTTGATTCCCATGATATTGGGATTCCCCTTTTGTTATTATTTCCTGAAAATCAGATTTTTGAGAACCTTGGGGGTGTTGACGGGCGGGATGACCAGTACTCCCGGATTGGCCTCAACCACATCATTGTCTGACACTCCACATGCGGCATCCGCTTACGCTACGGTTTATCCTGTGGCACTGATCGGCATGATTGTCTGCACCCGATTTCTGGTCTGGTTGCTCAACATAATTAATCCCTGA